The Methanomassiliicoccales archaeon genome includes a region encoding these proteins:
- the cgi121 gene encoding KEOPS complex subunit Cgi121, with amino-acid sequence MTEITIIGARGHVDDPNRLIASLQNLERGIGIPLNADLVCGRDHLLSATLHAIRSFERGENISSNLSNEILIYASGERQFAKAVEKMGISKGSQRIAIVFLDCPHPEEVIRDLGLSHDDSVLEPTIEKLRRFGIDESEISTLSATEFADVVLERVAFVDLIKK; translated from the coding sequence GTGACGGAGATCACGATCATAGGCGCGAGGGGTCATGTCGACGACCCAAACAGACTGATTGCTTCCCTCCAGAACCTAGAGCGGGGGATAGGTATCCCACTGAATGCCGATCTCGTATGCGGTAGGGATCACTTGTTATCCGCCACCCTTCACGCGATCAGGTCATTCGAGCGTGGAGAGAACATTTCCTCGAATCTTTCAAATGAGATTTTGATTTATGCTTCTGGCGAAAGACAGTTCGCAAAGGCAGTCGAAAAGATGGGGATATCAAAGGGTTCTCAGAGAATTGCAATCGTTTTTCTAGACTGTCCCCACCCTGAAGAAGTTATCAGAGATTTGGGTTTATCACACGATGATTCAGTGCTTGAACCGACAATCGAGAAACTGAGGCGATTCGGAATCGATGAAAGCGAAATTTCAACGCTGAGCGCGACAGAATTCGCAGATGTTGTACTTGAAAGAGTAGCCTTCGTCGACCTTATCAAGAAATAA
- a CDS encoding Zn-ribbon domain-containing OB-fold protein: MSTARFWRENPSRYNMTAVRCGVCKRILFPPRSICPVCRRKSVGKLEEMKLRGEGEIYSFSIVYEAPSQLDKMKPYVIAIVQMDEGVRVTGQIIDCEPSEVKIGMRVRSTLRKLGEDGEAGIIHYGYKFAPIKS; this comes from the coding sequence TTGTCAACAGCGCGTTTTTGGCGTGAGAACCCGAGCCGATATAATATGACTGCAGTTCGATGTGGTGTCTGCAAGAGGATTCTGTTTCCTCCACGATCAATCTGCCCTGTGTGTCGCAGAAAGAGTGTGGGCAAGCTTGAAGAGATGAAGTTGCGCGGAGAAGGGGAAATCTATTCCTTTTCGATCGTTTACGAGGCACCATCACAACTTGACAAGATGAAGCCCTATGTGATCGCGATCGTACAGATGGACGAAGGGGTGAGAGTTACCGGCCAGATTATCGATTGCGAACCATCGGAAGTGAAAATCGGGATGCGGGTACGAAGCACCCTCAGAAAACTCGGAGAAGACGGTGAGGCAGGTATTATCCACTACGGCTACAAGTTCGCACCAATAAAATCGTAG
- a CDS encoding thiolase domain-containing protein, translating to MREVAIIGIGDTKFGELWDLSFREIGIQAGLAAVYDANLSGDEIDAIYVGNMSAGRYIEQEHVGALIADYAGMTRNHVPATRVEAAGASGGLALRQGYLAVASGLHDIVVVGGAEKMTDVGDLKAIDIQSSAADQQWECAFGATFASLHAMIARRHMHEYGTTREQIAHVAVKNHKHGSLNPKAQFQKEISLDTVLRASPVAEPLGLFDCAPISDGGAAVVLCAMEKARKYTDTPIRIMASAQASDTLALHHRSDICSFEATKVAARRAFKQAGIEPKDIDLAEVHDNYTISEILAIEDLGFFKKGEGGKATIEGETAIGGKIAINTSGGLKARGDPIGATGVAQVVEIVAQLRGEAGKRQVNGAEIGLAHNIGGTGATAVVHILGVV from the coding sequence ATGAGGGAAGTTGCGATTATTGGGATCGGTGATACCAAATTTGGTGAGCTCTGGGATTTATCGTTCAGAGAAATAGGAATCCAGGCGGGACTTGCAGCGGTCTATGACGCGAATCTCTCGGGCGATGAGATTGATGCGATCTATGTCGGTAATATGTCCGCAGGTCGTTATATTGAGCAGGAACATGTTGGTGCGTTAATTGCGGATTACGCTGGTATGACACGGAACCATGTCCCGGCGACAAGGGTTGAGGCGGCAGGTGCATCAGGTGGACTCGCCCTCCGGCAGGGATACCTCGCAGTTGCATCAGGGCTTCATGATATTGTGGTGGTTGGCGGTGCGGAGAAAATGACGGATGTTGGGGACCTCAAAGCGATCGACATCCAGTCATCAGCAGCTGATCAGCAGTGGGAGTGCGCATTCGGAGCGACCTTTGCCTCGCTCCATGCGATGATCGCGCGGCGGCACATGCATGAATACGGGACGACGCGGGAACAAATTGCACATGTCGCTGTCAAGAACCACAAACATGGTTCGCTCAATCCCAAGGCGCAGTTCCAGAAGGAGATATCTCTCGATACTGTCCTAAGGGCGTCGCCAGTTGCTGAACCGCTTGGTCTCTTCGATTGCGCGCCGATTTCCGATGGGGGAGCGGCTGTTGTCCTCTGTGCGATGGAAAAAGCGAGAAAGTATACGGATACTCCAATAAGAATCATGGCATCAGCTCAAGCTTCTGACACATTAGCTTTACATCACAGATCGGATATCTGCAGCTTCGAAGCAACAAAAGTCGCGGCTAGGAGGGCATTCAAGCAAGCGGGGATAGAGCCTAAGGACATTGATCTCGCGGAAGTTCACGATAACTATACAATCAGTGAAATACTGGCAATCGAAGATCTGGGATTTTTCAAAAAGGGGGAAGGAGGTAAAGCAACGATTGAGGGTGAGACGGCGATCGGTGGAAAGATCGCGATCAACACCTCGGGAGGCTTGAAGGCAAGGGGAGATCCGATTGGAGCGACGGGTGTTGCTCAGGTCGTCGAGATCGTTGCGCAATTGAGAGGAGAGGCTGGGAAACGACAGGTCAACGGCGCGGAAATTGGGTTAGCACACAACATTGGTGGGACTGGAGCAACGGCAGTTGTGCACATTTTGGGGGTGGTGTAA
- a CDS encoding hydroxymethylglutaryl-CoA synthase, which yields MDVGIVSYGAYVPRYRITPQEIGRVWGVDGEMMSRNLLIFSKSVPGPDEDTITIAVEAARNMMKRVSINPKEIGAIFVGSESHPYAVKPTGTVVAEAIEASPGLTAADYEFACKAGTAAIQTCMGMVGAGMIKYGVAIGVDTSQGAPGDALEYAASAGGAAFLIGAKKIIAKINRTYSYTTDTPDFWRREGQPYPSHGGRFTGEPAYFKHIINCGKELMNLMGSKPEDYDYAVFHQPNGKFPVRVAKQLGFTEDQIETGLLTPFIGNTYSGSVPLGIAAILDVAKPHERIFAVAYGSGAGSDAFDITVTPEIQRFRRDAAPTVRQLVENKKFIDYATYAKFKGKIRLAGGMS from the coding sequence ATGGATGTTGGCATTGTAAGCTATGGTGCATATGTTCCAAGATATAGAATAACACCCCAGGAGATCGGTAGAGTCTGGGGTGTTGATGGCGAGATGATGAGCCGCAACCTCCTCATCTTTAGTAAGTCTGTTCCTGGTCCCGACGAGGATACGATCACGATCGCGGTTGAAGCAGCGAGGAACATGATGAAACGGGTTTCGATTAATCCGAAAGAGATCGGTGCCATTTTTGTCGGTTCAGAATCACATCCCTATGCTGTCAAGCCAACAGGGACGGTTGTGGCGGAAGCGATCGAAGCCTCGCCAGGACTGACTGCGGCAGACTATGAGTTTGCATGCAAAGCTGGAACCGCCGCAATACAGACGTGCATGGGGATGGTTGGAGCTGGTATGATCAAATATGGTGTCGCCATAGGTGTAGACACATCACAAGGTGCGCCGGGTGATGCGCTCGAATACGCTGCGTCTGCTGGCGGTGCGGCTTTCCTCATCGGCGCAAAGAAGATCATCGCGAAGATCAACCGCACCTATTCTTATACGACTGATACGCCTGATTTCTGGAGGCGGGAAGGACAGCCTTATCCAAGTCATGGTGGTCGTTTTACAGGTGAGCCGGCGTACTTCAAGCACATCATCAATTGTGGTAAGGAACTCATGAATCTCATGGGTTCCAAACCGGAAGACTATGACTATGCAGTTTTTCATCAACCGAATGGAAAATTCCCGGTGAGGGTTGCGAAGCAGCTTGGGTTCACAGAGGACCAGATTGAGACGGGACTGCTGACGCCATTCATCGGCAATACGTACAGTGGCTCCGTACCGCTGGGTATTGCTGCGATCCTTGATGTGGCGAAACCGCACGAACGGATCTTTGCGGTTGCGTATGGATCAGGTGCTGGTAGTGATGCTTTTGATATAACCGTCACACCAGAAATCCAGCGGTTCCGAAGGGATGCGGCACCCACGGTGAGACAACTCGTCGAGAACAAGAAATTCATTGACTATGCGACATACGCAAAATTCAAAGGAAAAATTCGCTTGGCTGGAGGGATGTCATGA
- a CDS encoding helix-turn-helix domain-containing protein, producing the protein MKEQLREKIAGDITLSSDVGKTIRKWREEFNISQQALAKHLGISPSVISDYESGRRKSPGIVIIRKIVDGLIELDEKTGGKTIKKYTFGEKTDCIISMKEFETSMPVENFIKVIDGENLTKGLPLVRDIHGYTVIDSMKAIISLSSFDYLKIYGWSSERALIFTGVKYGRSPMIAVRAHPLKPAMVCYHKPEHVDELAIRLAALEGIPLIRTDLPMQVLVERLERLR; encoded by the coding sequence ATGAAGGAGCAGTTAAGGGAAAAGATCGCTGGGGATATCACCCTTTCATCGGATGTGGGTAAAACGATTAGGAAATGGAGGGAGGAGTTCAACATCTCCCAGCAAGCCCTCGCCAAGCATCTTGGAATCTCCCCATCGGTCATTAGCGATTATGAATCTGGAAGGAGGAAGTCTCCTGGTATCGTCATCATCAGAAAGATCGTCGACGGTCTTATTGAACTTGACGAAAAGACTGGTGGTAAGACGATTAAGAAATACACTTTCGGTGAAAAGACTGACTGCATCATCAGCATGAAAGAATTTGAGACGAGTATGCCAGTGGAGAACTTCATCAAGGTCATCGATGGCGAAAATTTGACCAAAGGTCTTCCCTTAGTTAGGGATATTCACGGTTATACCGTCATCGATTCGATGAAGGCGATCATTTCTCTCAGCTCATTCGATTATCTCAAGATTTATGGATGGAGTAGCGAGAGGGCGCTTATTTTTACGGGTGTTAAATACGGAAGATCTCCTATGATCGCTGTCAGGGCTCACCCTCTCAAGCCAGCTATGGTCTGTTATCACAAGCCTGAACATGTGGATGAGCTTGCGATCAGACTCGCGGCTCTCGAGGGTATTCCGCTCATTAGAACAGATCTGCCGATGCAAGTTCTTGTCGAGAGACTCGAGCGTCTCAGGTAA
- a CDS encoding Clp1/GlmU family protein: MIELELCPDSTLLVDGPASVWVESGIIEVFGAEKRAQSMTIVKENRRLPFYAIAPAKIKMRLGVDSTYTVKEGNTIPRSWIECADAIIKKTPPSVAIIGGNDSGKSSLGLYLINRCIRDGLDPVCFIDTDLGQSEIGPPGTIGFVILREQTTDLQLMSPDWTMFLGVTSPYSVQKKVLSMAEKLLEKVKERRARIIIMNTDGWVGNDEALNYKRSIIGLLPSPLVIVITKDAELNPLLQSFSNDFIVVEPPLDVKPRSPETRRRLRELIFAKYLKEGRIRVFRNDRVVFGKDWQNSMGRLIGLLGTDGKLLGIGVVVGIDVKNGVLKVFTPVDEKVARVVIGGIRIERNGR, translated from the coding sequence ATGATTGAATTGGAATTATGTCCAGATAGTACCCTATTGGTTGATGGCCCCGCGTCAGTCTGGGTAGAAAGCGGTATTATTGAAGTGTTTGGAGCTGAAAAAAGGGCTCAATCAATGACGATTGTAAAAGAGAATAGGAGGCTCCCTTTTTACGCGATTGCTCCAGCCAAAATCAAGATGAGACTTGGCGTCGATTCGACATATACAGTCAAAGAGGGAAATACGATTCCTCGATCATGGATCGAGTGTGCTGATGCGATTATCAAAAAGACCCCCCCTTCTGTAGCAATAATCGGTGGTAATGACTCAGGAAAATCGAGTTTGGGACTTTATCTCATAAACCGTTGCATTAGAGATGGTCTTGATCCCGTATGTTTCATAGATACTGATTTAGGACAATCAGAAATAGGTCCTCCTGGCACCATTGGTTTTGTTATTCTAAGAGAACAGACAACAGATCTCCAACTGATGAGTCCTGATTGGACAATGTTCCTGGGGGTTACATCCCCTTATTCCGTTCAGAAAAAGGTCCTTTCGATGGCGGAGAAATTGTTGGAAAAGGTAAAAGAGAGAAGGGCTAGAATCATTATCATGAACACTGATGGATGGGTGGGAAATGATGAGGCACTAAATTACAAAAGATCAATAATCGGACTGCTCCCGTCACCACTTGTTATCGTTATAACAAAGGATGCAGAGCTCAACCCCTTACTCCAAAGCTTCAGTAACGATTTCATTGTTGTTGAGCCACCTTTGGATGTTAAACCTCGGAGCCCAGAAACAAGAAGAAGGCTAAGAGAGCTCATTTTTGCAAAGTATCTGAAAGAGGGACGCATAAGGGTATTTCGTAACGACAGGGTGGTTTTCGGAAAAGATTGGCAAAATAGCATGGGTCGATTAATCGGACTCTTAGGAACTGATGGAAAACTACTCGGCATTGGCGTCGTTGTCGGAATCGATGTTAAAAATGGAGTTTTAAAAGTGTTCACACCAGTTGATGAAAAAGTTGCAAGGGTTGTCATTGGTGGAATCAGGATTGAAAGAAACGGAAGGTAA
- a CDS encoding AmiS/UreI family transporter produces MLGLPALYIGGVLVVALLVLMGYADQKGASIFILLVAFLATAVGFYNWLVLNSPLAMAQVLLFAFTYWILGYSWYTGATDNRTLGWYCLFVAVNVIPFAYYVWDAGMYILGVNWVLWGLAWFMFWVVMGIQRTQFMKLTMVITWIAAIVVWICGLGWLLGWFGF; encoded by the coding sequence TTGTTAGGGCTTCCCGCTTTATATATTGGCGGGGTGCTCGTAGTAGCTTTGCTCGTTCTTATGGGATACGCTGATCAGAAGGGTGCATCTATCTTCATCTTGTTAGTCGCCTTTCTAGCGACGGCTGTAGGTTTCTACAACTGGCTAGTCCTAAACAGCCCATTAGCTATGGCGCAAGTGCTGCTTTTCGCATTCACATATTGGATCCTTGGATATAGCTGGTACACTGGCGCAACTGACAATAGGACGCTTGGATGGTACTGTCTGTTCGTGGCCGTCAACGTAATACCGTTTGCCTACTACGTTTGGGACGCGGGAATGTACATACTTGGGGTCAACTGGGTGCTATGGGGACTGGCATGGTTCATGTTCTGGGTCGTCATGGGAATTCAGAGAACACAATTCATGAAGCTCACAATGGTCATAACCTGGATCGCAGCAATCGTCGTATGGATATGCGGGCTTGGATGGTTGCTTGGGTGGTTTGGCTTCTGA
- a CDS encoding DUF6485 family protein → MKDKICKQQENIEHCSCTYEPCVRKGVCCECIRYHWRNRELPACFFPKDVERTYDRSLERFIECYSRK, encoded by the coding sequence ATGAAAGATAAAATTTGCAAACAACAGGAGAATATAGAGCACTGTTCGTGCACTTACGAACCGTGCGTTCGAAAAGGGGTTTGCTGCGAATGCATCAGATATCACTGGAGGAATCGAGAGCTCCCCGCATGTTTTTTCCCCAAGGATGTGGAGCGAACCTACGATAGATCGCTAGAGCGTTTCATTGAATGCTACAGCAGGAAATGA
- a CDS encoding PAS domain S-box protein, which produces MLKVLLVDDEPALLEIGKAYLEREADITVTVCESPRQAIMELDHSRFDVIVCDYQMPEIDGIEFLEIVRKRNSRIPFILFTGKGREEVVIDALNKGADFYIKKGGDLASQFAELVHLIRQAAIKRDMEEALEYNARRFRSLIEESFDIFIIMSPIDTIKYISPSVKKILGYDPEELIGTNLSQFLHMDDVQIFEKSVERLSTKPGKIDQFDLRFRHKIGGWRVFEVTGKGSIDPKGRTEFILTARDVTELRRMMHALQQSEKRYRDVTESSPSGIYIFQDGKFKFVNRRMIEFLGYSEQELMNINYLELIHPEHRELMKTLTEKALRGEVQGLPLTVEFIVLNKKGEGRWVELIPAIIDFEGKPAILGNVIDITDRKLMEEELKEKTRELETLLDSIDTQIWCAIDPETYGPVNKARAEFLGMAKEDLKGKKIREVIPAETAEICIQGNKIAFEEKRIYKGVEWISTKKGKRKIAITKVPILDERGNVRMLVCTGHDITEESQGNILNPVLKRGSVKKNRRFSIIEGKEKN; this is translated from the coding sequence ATGTTGAAGGTCCTGCTTGTCGACGACGAGCCAGCGCTCCTAGAAATAGGCAAGGCTTATCTCGAAAGAGAGGCAGATATCACAGTGACTGTTTGCGAATCACCGCGGCAGGCAATCATGGAGCTCGATCACAGTAGATTCGATGTAATTGTGTGTGATTACCAGATGCCCGAGATTGATGGTATCGAATTTCTTGAAATTGTCAGGAAAAGAAACAGCAGAATTCCGTTCATACTCTTCACGGGAAAAGGAAGGGAGGAAGTAGTTATCGATGCCCTAAATAAAGGAGCGGACTTCTATATCAAAAAGGGGGGAGATCTGGCATCGCAATTCGCGGAGCTTGTACATCTGATTCGCCAAGCAGCCATCAAACGCGATATGGAAGAAGCCTTAGAGTACAATGCGAGAAGATTTAGATCACTAATCGAGGAGTCATTTGATATCTTCATAATCATGAGTCCTATTGACACGATCAAATACATTAGCCCGTCCGTCAAAAAGATACTTGGATACGATCCCGAAGAATTGATCGGGACGAATTTGTCACAATTTCTGCACATGGATGATGTCCAAATATTTGAAAAATCGGTAGAACGATTGTCGACAAAGCCAGGGAAGATCGACCAATTCGATTTGAGATTCCGCCATAAGATTGGTGGATGGAGAGTATTTGAAGTCACTGGTAAGGGAAGCATTGATCCGAAAGGCAGAACCGAGTTCATTCTCACAGCCAGAGATGTGACGGAGTTAAGGAGAATGATGCACGCTCTCCAACAAAGCGAGAAAAGGTATAGGGATGTAACTGAGTCGTCGCCGTCTGGCATCTACATCTTCCAGGATGGTAAATTCAAATTCGTAAATCGAAGAATGATTGAATTCTTAGGTTATTCAGAGCAAGAATTGATGAACATCAATTATCTGGAACTAATCCATCCTGAACACAGAGAGTTGATGAAGACACTCACTGAGAAGGCTCTCAGAGGGGAGGTACAAGGACTGCCTTTGACTGTTGAATTTATCGTACTCAATAAAAAAGGCGAAGGGAGATGGGTCGAACTCATTCCCGCAATAATCGATTTCGAAGGGAAACCTGCTATCTTGGGCAATGTTATTGATATCACTGATCGGAAATTGATGGAAGAAGAGTTAAAAGAAAAAACGAGAGAGCTGGAAACACTGCTCGATAGCATTGATACACAGATTTGGTGTGCAATCGACCCAGAAACCTACGGGCCCGTCAATAAGGCCCGAGCAGAGTTTCTAGGAATGGCGAAAGAGGATTTAAAAGGAAAGAAAATACGGGAGGTTATCCCAGCTGAAACGGCAGAAATATGTATCCAGGGCAACAAGATTGCATTTGAGGAAAAGCGAATTTATAAGGGTGTTGAGTGGATCAGTACGAAAAAGGGGAAGCGAAAAATCGCGATAACCAAAGTACCCATCCTGGATGAGAGAGGTAATGTAAGAATGCTCGTCTGCACTGGCCATGATATCACCGAGGAGTCGCAAGGGAATATATTGAATCCAGTGTTGAAAAGAGGAAGCGTCAAGAAAAATCGAAGATTTTCAATTATAGAAGGAAAAGAAAAAAACTAG
- the phoU gene encoding phosphate signaling complex protein PhoU, whose product MTRIVLSDELAKLNEEVAEMGKLAREAIDKAIRAIVNEEFALKDEVKKLDDAIYQWDLKIEKHCIDLIALHSPVASDLRIVSTSLKMITDLNRIGRYARDIAEVIDFLEGQRYFKRLVSIPHMASLVIRMVDDAVESFIKRDADKALDLFERDDEVDALYESIFREVLTYMMEDPKKVPMGMRFILIARYLERIADHACNIGERVIYMISGERVERVRHSQKIM is encoded by the coding sequence TTGACAAGGATTGTTTTGAGCGACGAGCTCGCGAAGCTCAACGAGGAAGTCGCAGAAATGGGAAAATTGGCAAGGGAAGCGATAGACAAGGCGATTAGAGCGATCGTCAACGAGGAGTTCGCTCTCAAGGATGAGGTCAAGAAACTCGATGATGCGATTTACCAATGGGATTTGAAAATTGAAAAACATTGTATTGACCTCATTGCTCTTCACTCCCCAGTCGCTAGTGATTTGAGAATCGTATCTACCTCCCTCAAAATGATTACAGACCTCAACAGGATTGGTAGGTATGCACGAGATATCGCGGAAGTGATCGACTTTCTCGAAGGGCAGAGGTATTTCAAACGACTTGTCAGTATTCCACATATGGCTTCTCTGGTGATTAGAATGGTCGACGATGCCGTTGAGAGTTTTATTAAAAGGGACGCTGATAAAGCGCTCGACCTTTTTGAGCGAGACGATGAGGTTGACGCGCTATATGAGAGTATATTCAGAGAGGTTCTCACATATATGATGGAAGACCCAAAAAAAGTGCCGATGGGCATGCGTTTCATTCTTATCGCGAGGTATCTCGAGCGCATTGCAGATCATGCGTGTAATATTGGGGAACGAGTCATTTACATGATATCAGGTGAGCGGGTTGAACGGGTAAGACATTCCCAAAAAATTATGTGA
- the pstB gene encoding phosphate ABC transporter ATP-binding protein PstB: MAPEIFVENLNVFFGNNHVIKNISMKIKKNEITAIIGPSGCGKTTFIRSLNRMNDFIPGCTVKGHVWIDGFDIYHAKADAVEVRKKVGMVFQKPNPFPKSIYENIAFAPRIHGVKRKSDLDALVEWSLKRAALWDEVKDRLNAPAYDLSGGQQQRLCIARALAVKPEIILFDEPCSALDPIATAKIEDLLVDLKRDYTVVIVTHNMQQAARVADTTAFFYVGELIEIGETRKIFEKPEKKLTEQYITGRFG; this comes from the coding sequence TTGGCACCGGAAATCTTTGTTGAGAATCTAAATGTTTTCTTTGGAAATAACCACGTGATCAAAAATATCTCTATGAAGATTAAGAAAAATGAAATAACCGCAATAATCGGCCCTTCTGGATGCGGCAAAACGACGTTCATAAGAAGTCTCAACAGGATGAACGACTTCATCCCAGGGTGCACCGTGAAGGGGCATGTCTGGATTGATGGGTTCGATATTTACCATGCGAAAGCGGATGCTGTTGAGGTGAGAAAGAAAGTTGGAATGGTTTTCCAAAAACCCAATCCTTTTCCGAAGTCGATCTACGAAAATATCGCGTTCGCACCGCGCATCCACGGCGTGAAAAGGAAAAGCGATTTAGATGCGCTCGTTGAATGGAGTCTTAAAAGAGCGGCGCTATGGGATGAGGTCAAAGATCGCCTCAATGCGCCTGCGTACGACCTCTCAGGAGGGCAGCAACAGCGACTCTGTATCGCGAGGGCGTTAGCAGTCAAACCCGAGATCATTCTTTTCGATGAGCCCTGTTCCGCCCTCGATCCTATCGCGACCGCGAAGATTGAAGATCTATTGGTCGATCTGAAAAGGGATTACACGGTGGTGATCGTGACGCATAATATGCAGCAAGCGGCGAGAGTGGCGGACACGACCGCATTCTTCTACGTGGGGGAACTTATTGAAATTGGAGAAACAAGAAAAATTTTCGAAAAGCCCGAAAAAAAGTTGACCGAGCAATATATCACAGGGAGGTTTGGTTGA
- the pstA gene encoding phosphate ABC transporter permease PstA codes for MNRRTKEKTYFLFFRFCGAIVVLALLVLLTYIILGGIRSVNIDFITQFPKQGMSEGGILPAIVGTFYLCTIVLAFSVPVGVLSAIYLVEYEKNSTVKKIWRIVVHNLAGVPSIVYGLLGLGLFVMALDFGFSLIAAGLTVGLLVLPIIIAAAREAILAVPESVREASLALGATKWQTIRHHVLPYAMSGILTGIILSLSRAAGETAPILMTGAAYFMRSLPDSIFSQFMALPFHLYAMATQSSDLIATRPIQYGTALVLLMLVIGMNLIAILLRKKYRQKYRW; via the coding sequence TTGAACAGACGGACGAAAGAAAAAACATATTTCCTCTTTTTTAGGTTCTGTGGTGCTATCGTCGTCCTCGCCCTCCTCGTCCTTTTAACGTATATCATCTTAGGCGGGATTAGAAGTGTCAACATCGATTTCATTACGCAATTTCCAAAGCAGGGAATGAGTGAAGGAGGAATCTTACCTGCAATCGTAGGAACATTTTATCTTTGTACGATCGTTCTCGCTTTCTCCGTTCCAGTTGGGGTGCTTTCCGCAATCTATCTTGTTGAATACGAAAAGAATTCGACGGTCAAAAAAATTTGGAGAATCGTCGTTCATAATCTTGCAGGCGTCCCATCGATCGTGTACGGTCTGCTTGGTCTTGGGCTTTTCGTTATGGCATTGGATTTTGGATTCAGTCTCATCGCTGCTGGACTCACCGTCGGCCTACTCGTACTTCCTATAATCATCGCAGCTGCAAGAGAGGCAATTCTTGCAGTTCCAGAATCCGTAAGGGAAGCATCTCTTGCACTGGGCGCCACCAAATGGCAGACTATCAGACATCATGTGCTCCCGTATGCGATGTCAGGCATTCTAACAGGGATTATACTCTCCCTTTCTAGGGCCGCCGGAGAAACTGCCCCGATCCTTATGACTGGAGCGGCATATTTCATGAGAAGTCTCCCCGACTCTATTTTTTCGCAATTCATGGCATTACCTTTTCATCTCTATGCGATGGCGACGCAGTCCTCTGATCTTATAGCGACGAGGCCGATTCAGTACGGTACAGCACTTGTCCTTCTTATGTTAGTCATCGGAATGAATCTCATCGCAATATTGCTGAGGAAAAAATACAGGCAAAAATATAGGTGGTAA
- the pstC gene encoding phosphate ABC transporter permease subunit PstC, whose translation MTMKIAIGIRSSLKGLKQRLISRHRSEMYNKKEYAIKAILFVVTLTTIFTLSAVFFFIFSEALPAFDEIGVIEFITGPVWNPTSPTNPAYGILPLLCGTFLVSLGASVIAIPIGIGCTIYLAEIAHPKIRSLLKPAIEILAGIPSVVYGFFALVILSDWIYAIFHNTYRLNALNGAIMLAVMMIPIMVSLAEDAMNSVPKELREAAYALGATRWETLKGIIIPASLSGITAAIMLSIGRAVGETMTVLMACGNTPIITWDMLSSVETMTAAIAIEMGEINFGSLHYHALFAVGAVLFVITFAINFVADLVLSKFTEVYH comes from the coding sequence ATGACTATGAAGATCGCAATTGGAATCCGAAGCTCTTTGAAAGGATTGAAACAGCGGCTGATTTCAAGGCATCGCAGTGAAATGTACAATAAGAAGGAATACGCGATCAAGGCGATTCTTTTTGTTGTCACACTCACGACAATATTCACCCTCAGTGCCGTCTTTTTCTTCATTTTCTCTGAAGCACTTCCGGCGTTTGACGAAATCGGTGTCATCGAATTCATCACAGGGCCAGTGTGGAACCCAACATCACCAACGAATCCCGCTTATGGGATCTTGCCACTTCTTTGTGGTACATTTCTTGTCAGTCTCGGGGCGTCGGTAATTGCGATACCAATAGGCATCGGCTGTACGATCTATCTCGCTGAGATCGCGCATCCGAAAATCAGATCTCTTCTGAAACCTGCTATAGAAATACTCGCGGGGATTCCATCGGTAGTATACGGATTCTTTGCGCTTGTTATTCTCTCGGATTGGATCTATGCGATCTTCCACAATACGTATCGCCTTAACGCACTCAACGGTGCAATCATGCTTGCGGTGATGATGATACCGATCATGGTGAGTCTTGCCGAAGACGCGATGAATTCCGTCCCCAAGGAATTAAGAGAAGCTGCCTATGCGCTAGGTGCAACAAGATGGGAGACACTGAAGGGCATCATCATCCCGGCATCACTTTCTGGCATCACTGCCGCGATCATGCTTTCGATTGGAAGGGCGGTCGGAGAGACGATGACCGTCCTCATGGCATGCGGTAACACTCCGATCATTACCTGGGATATGCTCTCATCCGTCGAGACTATGACTGCGGCAATTGCGATTGAAATGGGAGAGATCAATTTTGGAAGTCTGCATTATCATGCACTTTTCGCAGTTGGTGCCGTCCTTTTCGTTATCACCTTCGCGATTAATTTCGTCGCAGACCTCGTCCTTTCAAAATTCACGGAGGTTTATCATTGA